A window of Candidatus Poribacteria bacterium contains these coding sequences:
- a CDS encoding SUMF1/EgtB/PvdO family nonheme iron enzyme, with the protein MKHNKKCLLSLFALVFLFSCARTPQQKVSESLPPLTADLAAEKGKASIVRITGGNLTKIGAGSGFFVGPDKVVTNLHVVARPGPIFAKLSDDETIWMIEGVAAYDMENDLVVLKIAGEGVPLSLANSDDARNGERVYAIGYPGGGAYKLTEGMIRSSRYKDKWLQTTADISQGNSGGPMLNGEGKVIGISTAVDDSFSYAVPSNLLKALLSEPAHVQPLVDWYKQKRIRAYGYHQRGEDKYNGNDYKAAITDLNRSVEVDPEFTDAYATRGNVAVHYGESMAKYGSITEARQHYHIAIADYTEAIRLEPEDDANYNGRAHTRCHYGEYEVKRRNTTAAQKQYQAAIEDYTKAIELDSDDDRNYSGRGWAKSLLGELNAEQGEFDKAQKQYQAAIKDYTIAIKLEAEDDTNYKDRGWVKFRLGELRTKQEKTAEARKQYQAAITDSEKSIQLNPDRAAAYHTRGVAKAALGDYNGAIDDLDVAIENSRSYTEAYNSRGKAKRALAQHDAAKTDFERALQSRGRGDITTQELERASTEMVRIPAGKFQMGSNEITEATPRHTVYLDEFYIDPYEVTNAQFKAFIDANPEWHRDNIPSEYHDGNYLKHWDGNDYANWQAHHPVVYVNWYAAMAYAKWVGKRLPTEAEWERAARGGIAHKRYVWGNSRDPGRANYGYYGKYTRNVGSYLPNGYGLHDMGGNVWELCLDEYNKNFYRRSPKENPIAGVSDIEALMADFTSVQTRRVSRGGSWNTPGPASVASRGSDKPTNTNGWLGFRCAKSAPRQQDAEANPSSDTAE; encoded by the coding sequence ATGAAACATAACAAAAAATGTCTATTGAGTCTCTTCGCTTTAGTATTTCTCTTCTCATGTGCGCGAACACCGCAACAGAAAGTTTCCGAAAGCCTTCCACCCCTAACAGCAGACCTCGCAGCCGAAAAAGGCAAAGCATCTATAGTCCGTATTACCGGTGGTAATTTGACGAAAATAGGTGCAGGCAGCGGTTTCTTTGTGGGACCTGATAAAGTTGTGACGAATCTTCACGTCGTCGCACGTCCCGGACCCATTTTCGCGAAACTCAGCGATGATGAAACCATCTGGATGATTGAGGGGGTCGCGGCGTATGATATGGAAAACGACCTCGTCGTCCTAAAAATCGCAGGTGAAGGCGTGCCACTCTCTCTTGCTAACAGTGATGATGCCAGAAATGGTGAACGCGTTTATGCCATAGGCTACCCTGGGGGTGGCGCGTACAAACTCACAGAGGGAATGATACGCAGCAGCCGGTATAAAGATAAATGGCTACAGACAACAGCCGATATTTCTCAGGGAAACAGTGGCGGACCTATGCTAAACGGTGAAGGTAAAGTCATCGGCATCAGTACCGCCGTAGACGATTCCTTCAGTTACGCTGTTCCGTCAAACTTACTCAAGGCACTGCTTTCCGAACCCGCGCACGTTCAACCTTTGGTGGATTGGTACAAACAAAAGCGTATCCGTGCGTATGGTTACCACCAACGCGGAGAAGATAAATACAATGGGAACGATTATAAAGCGGCGATAACCGACCTCAATAGGTCCGTTGAAGTGGACCCTGAATTTACCGATGCCTACGCTACGCGTGGAAACGTGGCAGTCCATTATGGTGAATCTATGGCAAAGTATGGTAGCATCACTGAAGCGCGGCAACACTATCACATAGCGATAGCCGACTATACCGAGGCTATCAGATTAGAGCCTGAAGATGATGCAAACTACAACGGTCGCGCACATACACGGTGCCACTACGGTGAATATGAAGTCAAGCGACGAAATACGACAGCCGCCCAAAAACAGTATCAAGCAGCGATAGAAGACTATACCAAAGCCATCGAGTTAGATTCAGACGACGATAGAAATTATAGCGGTCGCGGCTGGGCAAAGTCGCTCCTTGGCGAGCTGAACGCTGAACAAGGAGAATTTGACAAAGCCCAAAAACAGTATCAAGCGGCGATAAAGGACTATACCATAGCGATTAAGTTAGAGGCTGAAGATGATACAAATTACAAGGATCGTGGATGGGTGAAGTTCCGCCTCGGAGAGTTGAGAACGAAACAGGAAAAAACTGCGGAGGCTCGGAAACAGTATCAGGCAGCGATTACTGACAGCGAAAAATCCATCCAACTCAATCCAGACAGAGCCGCTGCCTATCATACCCGTGGTGTCGCAAAGGCTGCCCTTGGTGACTATAACGGTGCGATAGATGACTTGGATGTAGCTATAGAAAATAGCCGTAGTTATACTGAAGCCTATAACAGCCGCGGGAAAGCGAAGCGGGCACTCGCACAACATGACGCTGCAAAAACTGATTTTGAGAGAGCACTGCAATCGCGGGGGAGAGGCGATATAACGACACAGGAGTTGGAAAGAGCATCAACTGAAATGGTGCGGATCCCAGCAGGCAAATTTCAGATGGGCAGCAATGAAATCACGGAAGCAACTCCCAGACACACCGTCTACCTCGACGAATTCTATATCGACCCGTATGAAGTGACGAACGCACAATTCAAGGCGTTCATTGATGCAAACCCTGAGTGGCACAGAGACAACATTCCGAGTGAATACCACGATGGCAACTATCTCAAACACTGGGATGGGAACGACTACGCCAATTGGCAAGCCCATCATCCGGTTGTCTATGTGAATTGGTACGCCGCGATGGCTTATGCGAAGTGGGTCGGCAAGCGGCTGCCGACAGAGGCGGAATGGGAGCGGGCAGCGCGCGGCGGCATTGCGCATAAACGTTATGTGTGGGGGAATTCTCGAGACCCCGGCAGAGCGAACTACGGGTATTACGGAAAGTACACCCGAAATGTCGGGAGTTATCTACCAAACGGGTACGGTTTACACGACATGGGCGGGAATGTATGGGAACTGTGTTTGGATGAATATAACAAAAACTTTTATAGACGTTCCCCAAAGGAAAACCCAATCGCGGGTGTCTCCGATATTGAGGCATTGATGGCAGATTTCACGAGTGTTCAAACGCGGCGCGTGTCCCGCGGTGGTTCTTGGAATACGCCTGGACCCGCGAGTGTGGCGAGTCGTGGGAGTGATAAGCCGACAAACACCAACGGTTGGCTCGGCTTCCGTTGCGCAAAAAGCGCACCACGCCAGCAAGATGCCGAAGCGAATCCTTCATCTGACACTGCCGAGTGA